Proteins from a genomic interval of Pecten maximus chromosome 13, xPecMax1.1, whole genome shotgun sequence:
- the LOC117340486 gene encoding hemicentin-1-like — translation MNAEYLFKPTITSNHPTRIVVEGDALLLNCSTTGGVPVPALTWKRGTSNVIIDATSTSTVGGSGTLVFNDYSSIVAFSDNSSVYVCEAKNPHLTVISTFILLDVYAIEVLMSKDLDGKKVTFMVQHPETTSSNVSFTIKILYKPRVSFSQTSGQVLQNENFPVTCNVSSSLDYNVTWKIKGNNTRLASSAKYLITGARGQTLTIINANFTDSVTYVCTAMNSAGEAVEAAEFYLIVYREVGQPVMTGFDRFVVHGTAVSIYCNSSGGAPPATLSWEKNGAPLTAPTPTYGNDNTNPVSSVLTFVVDFVTDQNAVFTCTASNSFSSRNDQKSFQDVHIFSNSMTLSGTEPTTMTAGTLYTFHSHTSWMYPIPQVLWFINNIRQYNGIVIENDSEKGTYRTNSSFSFTPSRNDNGHQAVCVFDHTLQTGRSINASRTLNVQFPTEMPSINNFRSSVTENVPQSILCTVVGGNPRPIVRWLKNNTIISGTTTTATTDDDGNYVTSNKYDFIPTQADSYAAYTCHSQHVVQNYSQTANMGHVKALPSNIILRLPSEPLTDSHPKISNSPNLLVGKSYEFKAEVGRAWPGPTIDWMVGNIFPSNHTSNTSENADGTVRTVSSMFYVPKLTDNGQDLTLQVFHRQTSDTPIVQTAPFVVHGRPIVSIKPDSTDIIENKDFLGRCNVSSSLNSYSTKWYKGNTEISSSAKFTLTGDFLTITSVQFSDEGDYSCTATNAAGTSLRSNAVAISVISEGGAPAISGAVSTPNENDILILRCTSVGGVPTPSVIWIKNGVNMNIGDTSVTENGVTTTTSVWTYQVAYADRNANFTCLVSNSVGNITRTRIFTAVYIPPTTVANPIRGPTTTVAGEVTTFFINFARVSPAPIVSWSIGGLQLPSNVPPIITVPTAEGALNATASITFTQLAGYNDKALVASVNHAQSRIVFDVSATLTVKSQPSQPVIDGFPLTRIGVDGDTYQLECTTIGGFPVPTLGWFRNGQPILTSPSTDFNADPIVTTATYNMAVALSEKNAVFRLTPAPTVMHSPVLWDESNAIASFYEDQTYIINGSIPRYNPKSAVFYWLINNIIQTPKHTAESVTDEMVFAYTSAIEVLMSKDLDGEKVTFMVQHRETTSSNVSFTIKILYKPRVSFSQTSGQVLQNENFPVTCNVSSSLDYNVTWKIKGNNTRLANSAKYLITGARGQTLTIINADFTDSVNYVCAAMNSAGEAVEAAEFYLIVYREVGQPVMTGFDRFVVHGTVVSVYCNSSGGAPLATLSWEKNGDPLAAPTPTYGNDNTNPVSSVLTFVVDFVTDQNAVFKCTASNSFSSRNDQKSFQDVHSM, via the exons aatacCTGTTCAAACCTACAATTACATCTAATCACCCCACCAGGATTGTGGTCGAGGGGGATGCATTGTTGTTAAATTGTAGTACAACAGGGGGTGTACCAGTTCCCGCCCTCACCTGGAAACGCGGCACATCTAACGTGATCATTGACGCAACATCTACGTCAACGGTTGGCGGATCAGGCACGCTTGTATTCAATGACTATTCCTCTATTGTAGCATTCAGTGACAATAGCTCGGTTTATGTATGCGAGGCAAAAAATCCACATCTCACAGTGATATCGACGTTTATTCTCCTAGATGTTTATG CTATTGAAGTTCTGATGTCAAAAGATTTGGACGGTAAAAAAGTCACTTTCATGGTCCAGCATCCGGAGACGACTTCCAGCAATGTTTCGTTTACTATCAAGATTTTGT ATAAACCCAGAGTATCCTTTTCCCAAACATCTGGTCAAGTACTACAGAATGAAAACTTTCCCGTAACATGTAACGTCTCGTCAAGTCTGGACTACAATGTCACCTGGAAGATCAAAGGAAACAATACCAGGCTTGCAAGCTCTGCCAAGTACCTGATCACTGGAGCTAGAGGACAGACGCTGACTATAATCAATGCAAATTTCACAGACAGTGTGACCTATGTTTGTACGGCCATGAACAGTGCAGGGGAGGCAGTCGAAGCGGCAGAGTTTTACCTCATCGTGTACA GGGAAGTTGGACAGCCAGTCATGACCGGCTTTGATCGGTTTGTAGTACATGGCACTGCTGTCTCCATATACTGTAATTCCTCTGGGGGTGCTCCTCCGGCGACATTATCGTGGGAAAAGAATGGGGCTCCCCTGACAGCACCGACGCCAACATATGGAAACGATAATACCAACCCTGTGTCTAGCGTTCTAACTTTCGTGGTTGATTTCGTGACGGACCAGAATGCAGTTTTTACATGCACAGCAAGCAATTCCTTTAGCAGTCGCAATGACCAAAAGAGCTTCCAGGACGTACaca TATTTTCAAACAGTATGACCCTCTCTGGAACAGAACCAACAACAATGACTGCTGGGACACTCTATACGTTCCATAGTCACACGTCTTGGATGTACCCGATACCCCAAGTCCTCTGGTTTATAAATAACATCCGACAATACAATG GCATCGTGATTGAAAATGATTCTGAAAAAGGAACGTACAGAACCAATTCCAGCTTCAGCTTCACACCCTCTCGGAACGATAACGGCCATCAAGCCGTCTGTGTGTTTGATCACACTCTCCAGACCGGACGCAGCATAAATGCTTCACGTACACTTAATGTGCAAT TTCCAACAGAGATGCCTAGTATCAATAACTTCAGGTCAAGTGTTACGGAAAACGTACCACAGTCAATACTTTGCACCGTCGTTGGTGGCAATCCAAGACCTATAGTGAGATGGTTAAAAAACAACACCATAATCTCGGGTACGACGACCACAGCAACCACTGACGATGACGGAAACTACGTCACATCGAATAAATATGACTTCATACCTACTCAAGCGGACAGCTACGCAGCATATACGTGCCATTCCCAACACGTCGTGCAAAACTATTCACAGACCGCCAACATGGGGCATGTAAAGG CTTTGCCTTCAAACATCATACTGCGCTTACCTTCGGAACCATTGACCGATAGTCATCCGAAAATATC AAACTCTCCTAATTTGTTGGTTGGGAAATCTTATGAGTTTAAAGCTGAAGTTGGACGAGCATGGCCTGGACCGACGATCGATTGGATGGTGGGGAACATCTTTCCCTCCAATCACACTTCTAACACAAGTGAAAACGCCGACGGAACAGTTCGTACTGTGTCAAGTATGTTCTATGTCCCAAAACTTACAGACAATGGCCAGGACCTGACATTGCAAGTGTTTCATCGTcaaacctctgatacacctaTCGTCCAAACAGCTCCGTTTGTAGTTCACG GCCGACCAATTGTCTCAATCAAACCCGATTCGACCGATATTATAGAAAACAAAGATTTTCTGGGACGGTGTAATGTTTCATCATCGTTGAATTCATACTCTACTAAGTGGTATAAGGGAAATACCGAAATATCCTCCAGTGCCAAGTTCACATTAACTGGGGATTTCCTGACTATTACAAGTGTCCAGTTTTCTGACGAGGGAGATTACAGCTGTACTGCTACTAATGCTGCGGGTACTTCACTACGGAGCAATGCTGTAGCCATCAGCGTTATAT CGGAGGGAGGAGCACCTGCAATCAGTGGAGCTGTGTCTACCCCAAACGAGAACGATATCTTAATCCTTCGTTGTACGTCAGTCGGCGGTGTACCAACACCGTCTGTCATCTGGATAAAGAATGGTGTTAATATGAATATTGGTGACACATCTGTCACAGAGAATGGGGTGACGACAACAACAAGTGTGTGGACATATCAAGTGGCCTATGCAGACCGTAATGCCAATTTCACCTGCCTCGTCTCCAACAGTGTTGGAAACATAACCAGAACAAGAATCTTCACTGCCGTATATA TTCCACCGACTACTGTTGCAAATCCGATAAGAGGTCCCACCACAACAGTGGCAGGAGAAGTAACTACGTTCTTCATCAACTTTGCGAGAGTCAGTCCTGCACCTATTGTTTCATGGTCGATAGGAGGATTGCAGTTACCCAGCAACGTGCCGCCAATTATCACAGTTCCCACTGCTGAAGGAGCTTTGAATGCCACGGCAAGCATCACTTTCACACAATTGGCGGGCTACAATGATAAAGCGCTTGTTGCTTCAGTTAACCATGCGCAGTCTCGAATAGTGTTCGACGTATCAGCTACTCTCACTGTGAAAT CCCAACCGTCACAGCCTGTTATTGACGGCTTTCCATTAACACGGATCGGCGTAGATGGCGACACTTATCAGCTTGAATGTACGACAATTGGAGGGTTCCCTGTTCCAACACTGGGGTGGTTTAGGAACGGACAACCAATCCTAACCTCGCCAAGCACAGATTTCAATGCGGATCCAATCGTCACTACCGCTACCTACAACATGGCAGTAGCATTGTCAGAAAAAAACGCTGTGTTCAGAT TGACCCCTGCACCGACGGTCATGCACTCACCAGTCCTTTGGGATGAGTCGAACGCTATCGCCAGCTTTTACGAGGACCAAACGTACATAATAAATGGTTCTATACCAAGATATAACCCAAAATCAGCTGTCTTTTACTGgctaatcaataacataatccAGACTCCGAAACATACCGCTGAAAGCGTTACAGATGAAATGGTTTTCGCCTATACATCAGCTATTGAAGTTCTGATGTCAAAAGATTTGGATGGGGAAAAAGTAACTTTCATGGTCCAGCACCGGGAGACGACTTCCAGCAATGTTTCGTTTACTATCAAGATTTTGT ATAAACCCAGAGTATCCTTTTCCCAAACATCTGGTCAAGTACTACAGAATGAAAACTTTCCCGTAACATGTAACGTCTCGTCAAGTCTGGACTACAATGTCACCTGGAAGATCAAAGGAAACAATACCAGGCTTGCAAACTCTGCCAAGTACCTGATCACTGGAGCTAGAGGACAGACGCTGACTATAATCAATGCAGATTTCACAGACAGTGTGAACTATGTTTGCGCGGCCATGAACAGTGCAGGGGAGGCAGTCGAAGCGGCAGAGTTTTACCTCATTGTGTACA GGGAAGTTGGACAGCCAGTCATGACCGGATTTGATCGGTTTGTAGTACATGGCACCGTTGTGTCAGTATACTGTAATTCCTCTGGGGGTGCTCCTCTGGCGACATTATCGTGGGAAAAGAATGGGGATCCCCTGGCAGCACCGACGCCAACATATGGAAACGACAATACCAACCCTGTGTCTAGCGTTCTAACTTTCGTGGTTGATTTCGTGACGGATCAGAATGCAGTTTTTAAATGCACAGCAAGCAATTCCTTTAGCAGTCGCAATGACCAAAAGAGCTTCCAAGACGTACacagtatgtaa